A region from the Arachis ipaensis cultivar K30076 chromosome B01, Araip1.1, whole genome shotgun sequence genome encodes:
- the LOC107642644 gene encoding probable 18S rRNA (guanine-N(7))-methyltransferase, whose translation MASRPELVAPPEIFYDDAEARKYTSSSRIVEIQASLSERALELLALPDDGIPKLLLDIGCGSGLSGETLSENGHHWIGLDISPSMLNVAVEREVEGDLLLGDMGQGLGLRPGVIDGVISISAVQWLCNADKSSHNPILRLKAFFTSLYRCLANGARAVFQIYPENINQRELILKAAMRAGFAGGIVVDFPHSTKKRKEFLVLTCGQRAVNSMPEGKDDNGESCSDDDSEDEENQTVRVSDRHRPQKKQKWNKSGKGKEWIKRKKEQMRRRGNAVPPDTKYTGRKRKDRF comes from the exons ATGGCGTCTCGACCGGAGCTGGTGGCGCCACCTGAGATATTCTATGATGACGCCGAAGCTCGCAAGTACACTTCTTCTTCCCGTATCGTTGAAATTC aggCATCACTGTCGGAGAGAGCCCTCGAGCTTCTTGCTTTGCCCGATGATGGCATTCCCAAGTTACTCCTCGATATAG GTTGTGGATCAGGACTTAGTGGTGAGACACTTTCAGAGAATGGACATCACTGGATTGGTCTTGACATTTCCCCATCAATGCTCa ATGTTGCTGTTGAGCGAGAGGTTGAGGGTGACCTTCTACTTGGTGACATGGGCCAG GGTTTAGGGCTTCGTCCTGGAGTAATTGATGGGGTCATTAGTATATCTGCTGTTCAG TGGTTATGCAATGCTGATAAATCGTCTCACAATCCAATACTAAGATTGAA GGCTTTTTTCACTTCTTTGTACAGATGCTTGGCAAATGGAGCTAGAGCAGTATTTCAAATTTATCCTGAAAATATAAACCAGCGTGAATTGATTTTGAAGGCTGCTATGCGCGCTGGATTTGCTGGTGGTATAGTTGTTGATTTCCCACACAG TactaagaagagaaaagaattTCTTGTTCTCACATGTGGTCAAAGAGCAGTAAATTCAATGCCGGAGGGTAAAGATGACAATGGGGAGAGTTGCTCTGATGATGACAGTGAAGATGAAGAAAATCAGACT GTACGAGTTTCAGACAGGCATAGACCCCAGAAGAAACAGAAATGGAATAAGAGTGGCAAGGGAAAAGAATGGATAAAGAGGAAGAAGGAGCAGATGAGAAGAAGAGGAAATGCTGTACCTCCGGATACCAAGTACACAGGTCGGAAACGGAAGGATCGCTTTTAA
- the LOC107615719 gene encoding uncharacterized protein LOC107615719: MLEPTKNSWSGKGVSIVSDGWSDPQRRPLLNFMAVTESGPMFLKVVDCSDEIKDKDYVAKQIRDVIREVGLSNVVQIVTDNAPVCKAAGLLIEAEFPSVFWTPCVVHTLNLALKDICAAKNTEKNNFVYQECSWITQIADDVSFIKNFIVNHHMRLSIFNEFNTLKLLNVAPTRFASTIVMLKRFRLLKQGLKEMVISEKWSSYKEDNIGRAEVVTEKILSENWWQKIDYILAFTNPIYDVLRSTDTDAPTLHLVHDMWDSMIKKVKSAIYLYERKDEQESSSFYDVVHSILV; the protein is encoded by the coding sequence ATGTTAGAACCTACTAAGAATTCATGGAGTGGAAAGGGAGTGAGCATTGTAAGTGATGGATGGAGTGATCCCCAAAGGAGGCCTCTTCTTAATTTTATGGCTGTAACTGAAAGTGGGCCTATGTTTTTGAAAGTTGTAGATTGTTCAGATGAGATCAAAGACAAGGATTATGTTGCAAAGCAAATAAGAGATGTGATAAGAGAAGTCGGTCTCTCAAATGTAGTGCAGATTGTGACTGATAATGCGCCGGTTTGTAAAGCGGCTGGTTTATTGATTGAAGCTGAATTTCCATCTGTTTTTTGGACTCCTTGTGTTGTTCATACTCTCAACCTTGCTTTAAAGGACATTTGTGCAGCTAAGAATACAGAGAAGAATAATTTTGTTTATCAAGAATGCTCATGGATTACTCAAATTGCTGACGATGtttcttttataaaaaattttattgttaATCATCATATGAGGTTATCTATTTTCAATGAATTTAATACATTGAAGTTGCTTAATGTTGCTCCTACTCGATTTGCTTCTACTATTGTGATGCTCAAAAGATTTAGGTTGTTAAAGCAAGGCCTCAAAGAGATGGTTATAAGTGAGAAGTGGTCTTCATATAAGGAAGATAATATTGGCAGAGCTGAAGTTGTTACAGAAAAGATTTTGAGTGAAAATTGGTGGCAAAAAATTGATTATATTCTTGCTTTCACAAATCCTATTTATGATGTTTTAAGAAGTACAGACACAGATGCACCTACTCTTCATTTGGTCCATGATATGTGGGATTCAATGATCAagaaagtaaaaagtgctatATATCTCTATGAAAGAAAAGATGAACAAGAGTCATCGTCCTTCTACGATGTTGTGCACTCAATATTAGTTTAA
- the LOC107642658 gene encoding LOW QUALITY PROTEIN: mitochondrial outer membrane import complex protein METAXIN-like (The sequence of the model RefSeq protein was modified relative to this genomic sequence to represent the inferred CDS: deleted 2 bases in 1 codon; substituted 1 base at 1 genomic stop codon): MAENEINTLVVRKPCFGLPTGCTQCLSAYLYLKFAQLSFQLDFHLNNPDSDQIPYFELGDYVAYNNEKGGLIECLKRDVGGVDLDSGISSLPDWIQTKAMLTTWLADALAYELWVGSEGYSSSPAYTIYYSDLPWPLGKVLFWRKAYWIKQKHGITNENAELKKEGQFLLXLVIQIYRRANSAYGALSTWLGEQSYLFENRPSSLDAIFLAHGLVILQALPESSVLRSKLLEHANLVRFVQQCKTELIDASPTPTYVQQFHTAGSSSTSRSRSTSSSKTKSKPKREKTEEEKTFKRRSKYFVAAQLVAVVVFLTIMTSFDDAAVDLDDADGGYGYDE; this comes from the exons ATGGCTGAAAACGAAATCAACACTCTTGTGGTGAGGAAACCCTGCTTTGGCCTCCCAACCGGTTGCACTCAGTGCCTCTCCGCTTACCTCTATCTCAAGTTCGCTCAACTTTCCTTCCAATTGGACTTCCACCTCAACAACCCTGATTCAG ATCAAATTCCTTATTTTGAGCTTGGTGATTATGTGGCGTATAACAATGAGAAAGGAGGGTTGATTGAGTGTTTGAAGAGAGATGTTGGGGGGGTTGATTTGGACAGTGGGATCTCCTCACTTCCTGATTGGATTCAAACTAAAGCAATGCTCACAACTTGGCTTGCTGATGCACTTGCCTATGAACTTTGGGTGGGATCTGAAGGTTATTCCTCCTCTCCTGCTTATACCATCTATTATTCTGATCTTCCATGGCCTTTAGGAAAGGTCCTCTTTTGGAGGAAAGCTTATTGGATTAAGCAGAAACATGGGATAACTAATGAGAATGCTGAGTTAAAGAAAGAA GGTCAGTTTCTGTTATAATTAGTGATACAGATTTATAGGAGAGCAAACTCTGCATACGGTGCTCTGTCAACTTGGTTAGGTGAACAAAGCTACTTATTTGAGAATAG ACCATCAAGCTTAGATGCTATTTTTCTTGCGCATGGATTAGTTATTCTTCAAGCTTTGCCT GAATCGTCAGTGCTGCGATCGAAGCTCTTGGAACATGCCAACTTAGTTAGATTTGTGCAACAGTGTAAGACAGAACTTATTGATGCTAGTCCAACTCCTACCTATGTCCAGCAATTTCATACAGCTGGATCTTCATCAACTTCAAGAAGTCGTTCAACCTCAA GTTCAAAGACCAAGAGCAAACCCAAGAGGGAGAAAACAGAGGAGGAGAAAACCTTTAAAAGGAGGTCCAAATATTTTGTGGCAGCACAgctggttgctgttgttgttttCCTCACTATTATGACTTCATTTGATGATGCTGCAGTGGACTTGGATGATGCTGATGGAGGTTATGGTTATGatgaatag
- the LOC107642667 gene encoding uncharacterized protein LOC107642667: protein MGCSQSRLDDQESVQICKDRKRFIKQAVEQRAQFASGHIAYIQSLKRVSAAMRNYIQGDEPHQFSLDSFITPVKKTSPAFISISSKSFTPTTIEFSSNSTLKVNYLRPSGNPPILVEERPQSPEMVRVETYSPMEQYAMDDGFFAMQSSPMNSSAFAYSPNNRPSIPPPSPQTSQWDSFWNPFTSLDYYGYPTRSSLEETIADDEDRGLRQVREAEGIPDLEEVETEKEDFVGKRNVAEERTRTDINSTKEEVTVEDEEKVDRTKTEIAHEVKESKKGSGSERFQVSKVQTAGQVESTSHQEVAVGNQEAKVDTPGFTVYVNRRPTSMAEVIRDLDVQFTKVCNAANEFSALLEVNKAQNSSTSNELSASKLLNPVALFRSSSSRFLKNNSSSTGDDGCKGTSDPLEEQCMFSGSHQSTLDRLYAWEKKLYEEVRSGERVRIAYEKKCLQLKNHDVKGEDQSYVDKTRAAIRDLHTQITISIHSIEAISKRIETLRDEELHPQLLELLQGLAKMWNVMAECHQMQKITLDEAKILLTGTDVRKQSGMSITDPHRLACSASILETELRNWRSTFESWITSQRSYIRALAGWLLRCMRCEPDASKLLCSPRRSGSTHPLFGLCVQWSRRLDAIQESVVLDGIDFFAAGIGSFYAQQLKEDSRQNVGRSTETNERMEMVEAGPVEEAMSTEQLAEIAIKVLCAGMSAAMSSMAEFAVDSAEGYNELVKQWENEKLQQQQTCVTGT from the exons ATGGGATGTTCTCAATCAAGGTTGGATGATCAAGAATCAGTTCAGATTTGCAAAGATAGAAAGAGATTCATCAAACAAGCTGTTGAGCAAAGAGCACAATTTGCTTCTGGCCACATAGCATACATCCAATCCTTGAAAAGAGTCTCGGCTGCCATGCGAAATTACATTCAAGGAGACGAGCCGCACCAGTTCTCATTGGATTCTTTCATAACACCTGTGAAGAAGACTAGTCCAGCCTTCATTTCCATATCATCCAAGTCCTTCACTCCAACAACAATTGAGTTCTCATCCAATTCAACTTTGAAGGTCAATTATCTAAGGCCCAGTGGCAACCCGCCAATTTTGGTTGAGGAAAGGCCTCAATCCCCCGAAATGGTTCGAGTTGAAACATATTCTCCAATGGAGCAATATGCCATGGATGATGGTTTCTTTGCCATGCAATCCTCACCTATGAACTCATCAGCTTTTGCTTATTCTCCCAATAATAGGCCTAGTATTCCTCCCCCTTCTCCTCAAACATCTCAATGGGATTCCTTTTGGAACCCTTTTACATCATTAGACTATTACGGATACCCAACCAGAAGTAGCCTTGAAGAGACTATTGCGGATGATGAGGACCGAGGATTGAGGCAAGTTCGAGAAGCAGAAGGAATTCCAGACCTTGAAGAGGTTGAaactgaaaaagaagattttgttGGAAAGAGAAATGTTGCAGAAGAAAGAACCAGAACTGATATAAACTCCACCAAGGAAGAGGTCACGGTTGAAGACGAGGAGAAAGTGGACAGAACAAAAACTGAAATTGCACATGAGGTCAAAGAATCAAAAAAAGGCAGTGGCAGTGAAAGATTTCAAGTATCAAAAGTTCAAACTGCAGGTCAAGTTGAATCTACAAGCCATCAGGAAGTGGCAGTTGGTAATCAAGAAGCTAAGGTAGATACACCTGGTTTTACAGTTTATGTAAACCGAAGGCCGACAAGCATGGCAGAAGTAATCAGGGATCTTGATGTTCAATTCACAAAAGTTTGTAATGCAGCCAATGAATTTTCAGCGTTATTAGAGGTCAATAAAGCTCAAAATTCGTCGACGTCTAATGAGCTGTCAG CATCAAAATTGTTGAATCCCGTAGCGCTGTTCCGGTCTTCATCATCAAGATTTTTGAAGAATAATTCTTCAAGCACTGGGGATGATGGCTGCAAGGGCACTAGTGATCCCTTAGAGGAACAATGTATGTTTTCTGGTAGTCATCAATCAACATTGGACAGGTTATATGCTTGGGAGAAGAAGCTGTACGAGGAAGTTAGG TCTGGAGAACGTGTTCGAATTGCGTATGAGAAGAAATGTCTGCAACTCAAGAACCATGATGTGAAAGGAGAGGACCAATCTTATGTAGATAAAACAAGAGCAGCCATTAGAGATCTACATACCCAGATAACAATTTCAATTCACTCAATTGAAGCAATCTCCAAGAGAATTGAAACTCTAAGGGATGAAGAGTTGCATCCCCAACTTCTTGAATTGCTACAAGG GCTGGCAAAGATGTGGAATGTGATGGCAGAATGTCATCAGATGCAGAAAATAACCTTGGATGAAGCTAAGATTCTTCTAACTGGCACTGATGTCAGAAAACAGTCTGGCATGTCAATAACTGATCCACATAGGCTTGCTTGTTCTGCTTCAATTCTTGAAACTGAGTTGAGGAATTGGCGAAGCACCTTCGAGTCATGGATCACTTCTCAAAGATCCTACATTCGTGCACTTGCCGGCTGGCTGCTTCGGTGTATGAGATGCGAGCCTGATGCATCAAAGTTACTATGTTCTCCTCGCAGGTCAGGTAGCACTCACCCATTGTTTGGACTGTGTGTTCAGTGGTCAAGGCGACTGGACGCGATACAAGAATCAGTGGTGCTGGACGGCATAGACTTCTTTGCAGCTGGTATAGGGTCCTTCTATGCACAACAGCTAAAAGAAGATTCTCGACAAAATGTTGGTAGATCAACGGAAACCAATGAGAGGATGGAAATGGTGGAAGCTGGACCGGTAGAAGAGGCAATGAGTACTGAGCAATTGGCTGAAATCGCTATTAAGGTACTTTGTGCTGGAATGTCAGCTGCTATGAGTTCAATGGCAGAGTTTGCTGTTGATTCTGCTGAGGGATACAATGAACTTGTTAAGCAATGGGAGAATGAGAAGTTGCAGCAGCAACAAACTTGTGTGACTGGAACGTGA